The following DNA comes from Mycobacteriales bacterium.
GCGTCGACGCCGCCCGGCTGGCCGGCTTCTGGGCCGCCGTATTCGACTGGCCCGTGCAGCATGGAGCCAGCCCGGCCATGGCGATGGTCGCCGATCCGAGCGGCGACACCGCGCACCGGCTGCTCTTCCTCGCGGTCCCCGAAGCCAAGCAGGCGAAGAACCGCTGCCATCTCGACCTGCGGCCGACCGACGGCGACGTCGACCGCGAGGTCGCCCGGCTCGAAGAGCTGGGCGCCACCACGCTCTACGAGAAGGTGGAGTACGGGACGCGGTGGCGGACCATGCACGACCCCGACGGCAACGAGTTCTGCATCGGCGGTCCCGCCGAGGAGTAGTCCGTCAGCCGACGACGAAGTTGACCAGCCGGCCGGGTACGACGATCACCTTGCGCAGCGTCGCATCCTGCAGATGGTGGGCGATCCGCTCGTCGGAGCGGGCCGCCGACTCCATCGCCGCACGGTCGGCGTCGCCCGGGATCTGCACCGTGGCACGGACCTTCCCGTTGACCTGGACGGCGATCTCCACCGTGTCCTCGACCAACCACTGCGCGTCGGCCTCCGGAAACGCCTGCCAGGCAAGCGATTGCGCGTGTCCCAGCCGCGACCACAGCTCCTCGGCGATGTGTGGCGCCAGCGGGGCCAGCAGCAGCACCATCGGCTCGGCCACCTCGCGCGGCACCGGCCCGGACGGGTACTTCTGCGTCAGATGGTTGGACAGCTCCGTCACCCGGGCGATCGACGTGTTGAACCGCAGCGTCTGCATCCCGTCGCGAACCGCGGCGATCGTCTTGTGCAGGATCCGGCGGGTGTCGTCGCCGACGCGGTCGTCGCTCACCCGTAGGTCGCCGGTCTCCTCGTCGATCAGGTTCCGCCAGACCCGCTGCAGCAGGCGGTACATGCCGGAGACCGCCTTGGCGTCCCACGGCCGGCTCTGATCCAGGGGGCCGGTGAACATCTCATACAGCCGGAACGTGTCCGCGCCGTACTGCTCGATGA
Coding sequences within:
- a CDS encoding VOC family protein; the encoded protein is MTSQLGLITFDSVDAARLAGFWAAVFDWPVQHGASPAMAMVADPSGDTAHRLLFLAVPEAKQAKNRCHLDLRPTDGDVDREVARLEELGATTLYEKVEYGTRWRTMHDPDGNEFCIGGPAEE